CGACGGCAATGCCGCCGACGGCGTCGTCTCGGTCCGCCTCGACGCCCCACGTCCGCAAGTGCGCGCGACGCTGGCCTGGGACCAGCTCGAACTCGGACGCTACCGCACCGCCCTCGCCGACGGGCAATGGCGCCAGACCGGAATCGATGCCGCCGCACTCGGACGGGCGGATCTGGACCTGCGCCTTTCGGCTTCCCAGGTGCGGTTCGGGACGACAGGCGGCCTGGAAAAGGTCGCCGCGACCCTGCTGGTCAAGGACGGCCGCCTCGACGCCGAGATCGCCGATGCCGCGGCCTTCGGCGGCTCGCTCCGGGCGGTGCTGCGCGGCGAGCCGCGCGGCGACGGCTATCGTGCCACCGGCCGCTTTGCCGGCTCCGGCCTCGCCGCCTCCGGCGTGGCACGGGCCTTCGGCTTGAACGGCATCCAGGACGGCGACCTCGCCGTCTCCTTCGAGGGCGCGGCCAACGGCCGGACCCTGGGCGGGCTGCTCGGCGGGCTCGAAGGCCGCATCGGGGCGGAGGCGCGCAATCTGGTCGTTGCGGCGGTCGATGCCGTCGCCTCCGGCGCGCGATTCCTGCCGATCGCCTTCTCGAACCCGGTCGCGGCGCGGGCGCCGACCTTTTCACGCGTCGTGTTGGAGGCCGGCCTGACCGGTCATGCCCTGCGCATCGGGCGGCTGGATGCGGACGGCCCGATGCTGTCCGCCCGGATCACCGGCGAGGCGTCGCTGGCGAGCGGCCTGCTCTCCCTGCGCGGCCGCATGACCATGCCGGACCGGGCCGGCGAGCCGCGCACCGCCGAGGCGCGCAAACTCGAGATCCCGATCCGCATCGGCGGCACCTTCGCCGACCCGATCACCGCCGTGGTCAAGGCAGAGACCCCGTTCGGCAGCTTCGAGGCCCGCTGACACGGCGCCCATAGCCTCGACCGGACCATACATCGACCGGACCATACATCGATCCGACCATACCGGTACGGTCGCGGCCGGCCGGGCCGATCGCGCCGACAGCCCGCATCGATGGCTTTTCGATT
The Prosthecodimorpha staleyi genome window above contains:
- a CDS encoding AsmA-like C-terminal region-containing protein — its product is MKKLLFGLAFCGGFALSLVAARQMVPTELVRAELAGSLAKMIGGPVEILGTPDVSVIPTLKVRFEAPRVMMSGRAEPIAEMKTLVVRLDILPLLAGRISIAEIGLRSPVLRLERSLSGEALVPNRAALAALEPGRVTIDDGRVQVDDPATGRSESFDGLSASFVWPRLRGGASVEANFRWRGETVALVLQGQGPRALAEGESGQMAGSLTSRALRVAFDGKGLIADTLQLDGVLEVAAADLGRAAAWLGGSIASSPLLRDFALSGRLRSLGYAATVADARLKLDGNAADGVVSVRLDAPRPQVRATLAWDQLELGRYRTALADGQWRQTGIDAAALGRADLDLRLSASQVRFGTTGGLEKVAATLLVKDGRLDAEIADAAAFGGSLRAVLRGEPRGDGYRATGRFAGSGLAASGVARAFGLNGIQDGDLAVSFEGAANGRTLGGLLGGLEGRIGAEARNLVVAAVDAVASGARFLPIAFSNPVAARAPTFSRVVLEAGLTGHALRIGRLDADGPMLSARITGEASLASGLLSLRGRMTMPDRAGEPRTAEARKLEIPIRIGGTFADPITAVVKAETPFGSFEAR